TTCACGTaagtatatacataataattatttgttaataaataaaacttgcttttataaaatgtgggtaaaaaattgataaaagattCAGAAAGAGACAAAAGTATAACTTTCTTTGATACATGAAGAGTTTAAAATATGaagattttctttcttcaataTCTAATCTAATCGTagttagaattattatatatatcacatttgaaaaatttaactctTGTTTTGCGGGAGCAAGAAGTCACAACATGTTTTCTAATAAATCTGCtagaaatgattatttattaaaacgcaTATAACGCAAACCTgtaaaaatacttatataattatctgatGATTTCCACAATTATGACACATCTTCAGCAGAAAGCGTCATTCGTTTGCTTCGTGCGTTGCTTCTGCTAATACtacttttttcaataaaaagatatccactaattaaaatatatcatttttcacTGTTTAATTCCAAAAATCACGCATAGAGTAGAATATAATTCATATGAAAAAGGTCTTTAATAGACTTTTCCATCACGAttgaaaggaaaaatataGTTCGTTCACCGCATTTTTCCTCGTGATGCGAATTTCGCCGCATGCATGCACTTACACGCGTTAAAATGTATAGGAACGCTTCCTTTGAGGTAGCGCATCTCTGATACGAGATATCGTTTCGTTTGCAATTCGATCTTCATTACACAAACACCGATTAACGCACATCACAAGCATCGTGGTCGAAAGTTTAACAAATCGAGCTTATATCTAATCGATATTTgtgtaaaactttattatatacaattgcaTCCTTATTTTCGCTTCAGCTTCTACGTAAATGATTGCAAGAAGGAAAATAGTTCATGAAGTATTCTTGagtttaatttcttaatatgcTTTCTCTCAAAGCCAACAAACAAAACTCCTAAATAATTGTTCCTTTCGGAAGAGCTCGGAAGAGCAAGATAAATTCGTCATGATCACAAAATAGCAATTTTAGAGTATGAATTTCTCGGATCAAATCACTTTGCAAGaactttcaataataaaattttgtcgacaattataaattcaatttcatgTCGTTGTTATTtccgttttaatatttatttacaatcatataaaaatgcaattcgATTAAAATAGATTTGCAAAATGATTTGATGCAAGGGCTTGCGCGATTATAGAGTACTAAGAAtcttaattataacattggaAAAAAGATATAGAATGAAACTATTTACAGAGGACACTTGTGATCAAAAACAGTACGTGCTAATGTTCCATGATATATCCTGCGCCAACTATCTTCATATCTCTTATTAAGCGCTATTTAAACGAAGATTCATTCGAGATATGATCGAGTCAAATGTTTAGAGAGATATGCTAATAATACTAAATGAAAACCTAAATTTTAGCAGGACGAATCAGGACGTTTTCAACCAATTAATTGTTGCGTAACATCATTCATCCTAAATACGCGTGTTTGCCGCATCTCTTGGCACTATGCGCTATGATCTACGTGCACGCGGTCGCAATACGCAGTCTAAAAATACGCAGACGGCAAAACAAGAGCAAGGATCATAGCAAGCATGGCGCCagatattctatttataataaaatcggCGATCCTCCGCGGTATTAGCAGTAATTAAATCGACTGCACCTTCGTTCAATCCGTTTTCACTCTGGGCCCGGCCAGTTAAATGCGTCGTGTACGGCAATTCAGTTCGAATCTAACGAACTCtacatctatatttatataagtaatacaagtggatatatttattgacgtttttatatacaacataaaaaGAGAGTACATAAAAGAAAGTAGGAAAGAGGTAATCAGTATGCCGAACCCTTATGACACTAGTCAGACATTTTTCCTACTGTGCATCATTGTGTATGTATtactgtatataaataattatccgCAATCAAATTAGGTCGTAATTAAAAAGATCCGTACGATTCGTCAGAGGCTTTCTCGAGTACGTCGCAAAACAAATAACCAGGCACTTTCGCATTCTGGgcagaaataaaacttttataaaccTAAACGCTCCGTCCGCACGCTCGACCGATATCTGCGACGTAATCGAGAAACGCCTTATCGAGAATTACGACTTTATTGTTTTGAGATATCGCGTTCGCTTAACGTATGCAACGAGAGAGCAGAGTTTACACATGCAGATacacaattaaataaacattcgcTCTGCTGATAACAATTCTACACATAACGTTTCTATTACACAAACTCTTACTTTAAGctacagaaaatatataaatacacaccGTGAAATCATGGTCACTTTAGCGAATAAAAACTAGTTGAGCGCGTGAAAGCTGTTTCGAAAGATTTGGCAAAGGAACTTTCAACCTCTTACATCGCGAAGTCACGgatggtttaaaaaaataaataaatcgccGTACACAGCGCATTCGATTTTCAGACGCTCCCCGATCGGGTTCAATCGCCAATAATGCCGGATAAACATGCTCGCTctcgtttataaaaatatcagcaAAAATACAACATTCTCGTCAATAATTTATCTGTAATGTCGTCGATTATCCGCTATCTACATATTTGTCTATaaacaatgtatatatatatatatttgtatatatatataatttatacctACAATTTTCGATATCCTGCTACGCgtgatatattcttttataaatcacGTACACTCATTCTCTCAGTTTCACATGCGCACATTTAGTCGTCCGCAAATAGCAGAGTCCATTGCCCTTCTGTCTTACGGCTGTTTTTTTAATCGCTCTCTTTCCTTGTTATAAAATCACTCCGCGCGAGTAATTATAGTATTGGCGTACTCGCAAAAAACACACATACTTTCTCGCATTGCGAAAAGAGCCTGCTGGATAGAGCATTGTGCAGAGTTAACCTCCGTATGTACAATATTTGGATGGCACTGTGGGATTCAGCTTTATACTTAAACGATCGTTTAGCGTTTTGATTTCGCGCTTGCAAGAATTATCTTAAAGACAATCTTAACTTAAAATTAGCCCGAGATAATAGCGTATCAAATATAGTATATCAAAGCTGACCGCGCATTTATAACAGTTTCGTTTTCTCGCACGATTCTTGTCCAAATAAATCCTGCTAAAAAAGACATCACAAACTTCCTGCACAATTGTACCTTCATTGGACAacgcaataaataattcgCAAAATTCCACTATTCTATTGTTCaatgtttcattaaattacAGCTAAATCCTGCCTATCGCCGAGATAGATCGTTCCATACGCATacgaatttatacaaattcaTACACACGCTCTGTCTTTACGCTAATATTTACACTACACGCGTCTACTTCTCTCTTCCGCCCGCTCCATTTTCGAATACGGCACCATTTAGACCAGACGAAAGCGGCAATCGGGATTCCCGAGACTTCGGTCATGCCTCCAGAATTCCGCGCGATCATCGCTTTTCCGCGTATTTCGCAGCCTCGATTTCGGACGACCTCGCCGAAGTGATGTCACGCCGTTCTATTGGCCAAACATCTGCGCGTTCGTTTAGCAGCAGATAGTCTTCCACATCGGTTCGCACCGACCAGTTTCTCTCGCTCTTCTCCTCCAAACACCTGCCAGTGTAAATTCCAAGCTCTGGCGTACGGGAATACCCGGTCGCGTCATCCCTGCCGTTCCCGCATCCTGCCGGCCGCTTCCCTTCTCCCTACATGTGTGCGCGTATCTTCTTTCACTAGTCATGTTAACAATATCGATATTCGGTCTAGACAACAAACGGTCATCAATCGTTGTGTATGTCCCTCAGTTCGGTGTACGCGATCCGCTTCCGGTACAGATTGCTGCCACTCGACAGTCCTATTCTCTTGTTCGGCATCGTGGACGGGCCAGGCACGTGGTACTGCCGTCTCTTGTACACGACCATCCTGtacaagaagaaaaaagcaaTTAGGATCTGCACAATTATcttcctaaaaaaaaagagaaaaaatatagatttaataaagatGTTGAAAAATCGTTTCCTAACTTTTTACGATTACTCTCCAATTTCtggttataaaaaaaatatgttataatgttGCGACGGATAATTAAGACGATTAAAACTATTGTGATATCATCCATCAGTGTGCGCTATTTTTCATCATTCTGCAGATGTATAtttcgattataattattataagatcCACGTCGGAAATATCgcagttattttttgtaaacacaAGTATCAAAGTAGTTAATCAGTTTAAAGAGCATGACACTATTGTCAGAGAGCTCTTATGTATCATTATGTGCATTAAGATACGGCGCAAGGTGACGCGTTATCGGAGCGTTGCGTCCGAGCATCAAATTTTcgtacaaagcaatttttttaattattttttcaagaacAAAACATGTACAGCTgagtgtaaaaattttcagaactTTACTTCTACTTCGAGAAAAGTTGTTAACAGAACTTTTAAGATAAGAATTCTTATCTTAAAAATAGACTTAAATCAGACGCTTCTTTCGCAGGCGCTATTTTAATCCAACGTTCATTGCGacatgagaaaaaaaaaaaacaattccTTCATTCATTTTTCTCTCCTGATTTTATTGAGCCAAGTGTGCTGTTTCCGCTGAAAAATTGTTTCCTCGCCGCGATTTATTTTGTAGGTGATATAAATAGCAAGACGCATACGGAATTACCGCCGTTATATCAATACGATCGCAGGTCGGTCCTTGAGCGCGATCTAATGTCGGCAGGAATTTGCGCAAAAAGCCTGAATGGAAAATGCAGTCACGCCTACATCACGTGTATGTTCATGACGGCCATTCGtttcctcctctttctctgTACTACCACACATGCCGGTGCGTTGGTAATTGTATCGGTACCTTCACGAGAGTACTGATGGACGTAGCTAGTAGCTTCATCACACCTATCGCGATAACATCGTAATATATCGCGGTGTTTCGTCTAACAGCGATACGCGCGGTGCCTGAAATACGCGTTACCGAAGCCGAGAGATATTCTGCGAGTGTTCTGCGAAGTcctctgtaaaaaaattaattaatccagGAAATACATTTGatacgtttaaaataatacatccATGACGACtgtttaaatatctattttggaaggtgaatattttctttatctagACATTcgaagaaattaatacaaagattTAATAGCTTGGAAATTTAGCTTTTGAATTGTCATACTTGAAAGAATTAAATCCTTAGATTTAGAAGTCAGATGTTGCAATTCGGCGAAAGAAAGTTCATAATTTCGTGAATATTCGTATCGTAAAATGCTTAAGACCTTTGCTCGGATTAATTTTTGAGGATGGCTTCACACACATCTCCTAGAATAAATCTCTGCGTAGCGGCACGCATCTTTTGGGTCATCCTGTACAGTAATCATCACTGCTATCTACGTAATTACTATTGACGGTAGAGAACTAAGCACCATCGAAGCTCGGCGGCTTGCTGTGTGCGAAAATTTCCACTTGCGCAATGCAATGGaatgataattattgcaataacaaAGACTCAAATGCCAtctattgaaaaagaaatatcctTGCGAATTAACAGTATATTCTTAtgcagatatttaaaaatatatctactGCGAGCATTATTTCAGtctcttttaattattcacttCATGCCTTTTCACTTTgtcaaagaataaaataactcTCTTGAATTTCTACGGTTatttgttatcaaaattaaatacattgaaACAAGCAAGCCATTTCtgctcataaaaaaaaatgtacaaataaattattacatacaattacattcatatataatttctattaatttaatcattttatttcatgatgtaattctttttataattacttaacAGACATACTTGTACAACAGGCATGGACTTACCAAACCTTCCAAACAAACCGAGGACATTTTACCCGATCTAGTTCCAATAAGCGTATCCGGAATGTGTCTTTCCccttttaaatattcaaatgttaGAAAACGACATGAATGGCAACATGCAACGTCGGAGGTTTCGGCCCAGGATAGGTTGCATGGacattctatttatttattttatcgtacaAGGAGGTGGGCTTGGATGCGGGGAGCATGcgtaacacacacacacacacgtttTGCACGAAtagaagggaaaaaaaaaagatagtatCCGTTAAACAAGAATAATCGCCGTCGAATACTGGTTATTTAAATAGCTGCCGGTGAGAAAAACCCCGTGCAATACTTCGCGATGTCTCTGTGTATACCTGCGCATGCATTGTGAAAAATGTCATCTTGGTTGAAACGGCGATTTGAAAAGGTCGATATCTGAAATAGAAGTACAAAGTAATCGACGAACTCGTTAATGGCTCGCTCATCGGCTCGGAATAACTTCGCACAGACATCAATAATCAAATGCCCGAACATTGAGACGCATATAAATAAAGCTGATGAAAACTTAAGAGATAATTGTGCGTGTGCATAAGCTGTactctataaataaatatgcaataataaatctttctttcctttttcttaaaaaatgcattcctttaattttttatacgttttattttcatgAGGAATCTATTCAATAGATTCGCGGGAGTATAGGCATAATAGTTCGCGAGATCATAGCTCTAATATTTCGCTATAAGTATATAGTGTGTGTATCGAGTGCTGACAGATTTACTACAAAAGGGAATGATCGTTCACGAATGGACCGGAGAGGAATATAAAGTATAGAGGCGGCGAATTTCGCGAATTGGAAGCAAACTATCTATCGTCGTTACGGACGGCCGACCGTCGCCAATGACAGCCGCACGCCCGTTTCTTCACTTGCCACCTCAATGTTTCCCTCAAGTCGTTTAACGCACCGTGTTTATTCGCCCGCTACGAGTTATGCATGTTTAAGGCACCCTTCGAGCAACGACGAAGGTTGAAGGAGTAATTTTGGCGACGCCCAACCTTCACAATGTCGCCATTGCGAGTCATAAAAGTAAGGTAGCTACAGGCGCCGTACGCATGACTGACTAGATGAGTACGCTCTTCTCCCGAGACGAGAGACAGAGTGGGACTCTTTTCTcgtttatactttttattcgTAATTAATCCTGCTGAAGCcgttttttctttaactttctcATTGCACCTTCTTATATCCTTCCTCTTTCCTTCCGAGGAACCTTTTTCCCCGACGGCCTCCGAAATACCTCGGAGACGTCGgttttcgtattatttttttttttttttacatatatatgcaacataataatttatctaacaGCTAATAATACTAGTATAGTAATTAATGGCTAATCTCAAAACAGTATACATCGGCTTATCGTAGAGGCTCTAAAGAAATCATCTGCGGCATTTCAGACCTAAAGACGAAGGGTAAACTCCTGCAATAGAAGGACGCTAGAACGTAGTTCGACCAGCGAAGTAGTTCGTTAAATAATCACAGATTATCCTTCGTAACAGCGCACGTCTGATGGAATGATTAAGTAATAGACGATTGTCTAGCGATAATAGATCCTGCCTACGTTATCCGTCAGCGAGAAGGGCCACGACATtcctataaataatatgaggATACAATTCCGTAAACCGAGAAGACACTCGTCTGCAAAAAATCGCTACTAGCGATATAGCCCTGGAGATGATAATCTCCGAAAAACAAATCGATGTACAATTtacaaatgtacaaaatgtacaaaaaacaTGTCGATAAGAATCGCGAAGAGTGTGAAGTAAAAGATTGTATCGCATAACGTAAGAATTTAAGCAATTGGTGATACGATATCGATATCGATATCGATGGTATATCGCGAGCAAGCACCGCCGGATAAAGATTCGTGTCCCTTCCGAAATGTCACACCTAGATAATaccgttaaaaaaatatatatattccgcgGCTTATAGAATACTCTTTGGAAGCACGTGTGtggcaaaagaaaaaaaaaagttgacgGCCCCCTCACGTATTCGGAGTGTCTTACAGTAATATTCGTAAGAAGAACAGTGCCTGCACTTGCTTCTATTTGGTCCCTTTACCCATTACGATCTCTCTTCTCATCGATCCGTCCGGTTACCGAAACCGAACGAACGAGGAAGAAGCAAGAAATTATTACTTAGGTCGATTTCGTTTTCTCTTCACAGCTGAAAGTTTCCATCTATCCTTTTACACATATATCGATCTATCTAACGTATCTTTTTCGCGAATTTTATCCTAGTTGACTTAGATCACGTGGATATCTGAAACAGAAAGCaaaagaaaacattgtttgACGCATACGTTCttgaagaaatgaaaaagaaaagaaaaagccatcagtaaataaagaaaaaccgAGCTTCTTCCGTTCTTTTGCGACGcggaatattttttcttccgcCACATTTCTTTCGACACTCACCTCACCCTATAAATCCTGCTGCTAACGATATGATGAGCGCTAGAAGTCCGGTCAGCATTTGACCGGCTGTCGAGATGACCTGCGGTGGTGCCGCGTTCTCGACCACGATGTCGGGCGCGAAGTAATCCTCCGCCGTCAACTTGTCACCGTATTTATCCATCAAATCCATAACGAGTCCGTTCGACCAGCCGAAGCCAAGCTGTACTTCGTACTCACCTCCGCTACCGTGTCCGCCCGAGACGGTCGCGTCATACTACAATCAGAATTCAGAGTTTTCCCCCGCCTTAAAAATTTCCGCCTGAGAGAAAATTGCatgaatgattaaaaaaaaaaagaaataaaaaataaagtagtacaattcttattattagagaaatatgaattgatttgtatttcgaaaattgcgtagaagatttatattattttctcaattacaagaatatattaatatttttattttatttatatctttacttTCTTGTTGTACAAACATATTTATGTTctcactttttattaatttttttaagattatatttaaaaatggtcaccttttttattaaaattacctTTTCGTACATGCTGTGCGTTTCGTTGAAAGCTTTGTAGTTGCTGCGCACCCATCTCTGACTTATCTCGTAGGCCAGCCTCTGCGCCCACGGATCGCCCGTGTTGTTCAACGAcatgataaagaaatattgcagAGGCGGCCAGGCATTGGGATAGTCCCATTGCTCGCCCGAGTGCTCCAGTGTCGTCGGTATGCCGCCCTGGTTCACCATGATTTGATTCTTCTCGAGGTACTTGAGCACCTTCGACACGTAATCCCCTCTCTTCGAGGCGTCGTAGCAATTTGTCCAGAGGGGTAGAATATTGGTCGGGTAGAAATAGTCCCTCTTGATGTCGTTTAGAATATCGTAATCCAACCAGGCGCCGACCTCCTCGTGCCACAACACCACTCTGACCGCCTCCTTCCACTTCTCGGCTATGTCGTTGTAATACGCGACCTTTGTCTCGTTGCCCATCTGACGATTGTACTTCGCCAGCAGCACGGCGTTTCGGTATATCATGGCGTTCAAGTCGACCGGGATTATCGATCTGGTCTTGAGATTCGTCAGATTACCTGCAATTCGTCTCACCGTCAGCCGAATTACTTTTCCGCTTGCTTTCACTCTCGCtcaattttggaataaaaaatatttctcttccaaatgttctttctttatttcgattttgaaatagaaaaatgaaaaaaataaataaaaaatcgcgTCCTTAATCTAGAACGGCGTTGAGCAAGGTCGGGCAGCTTAAGCGTTACAAAACGGCACGATCTAACGCACCCGCTTGCGGCATcgtattttgcaaaatgcattttaGAGTACCGATGCCTCGAGCAAGGCTTTCACTTAGGAAACGAGACGGAGGGCCTTGAGGCGCGCGCAGATCTCATTGAAGATACGGTGTTTAATGTGGAATACGTAGCACAATAATTGCGAGTATGCTGCGCGTGGGTGTCTGCCTGTAATATATCATTATGACGCTGGTTCGATCTATGAAAAAAAGTATGATGAGCGAACAACGTAACGTTTTAGCTCGCTTCGGTATCGTTCAATATTAATCCTGGACGATGATTCTAGATAAAAAGACTGCgtttagaaaatattcaaatgttaATACGGGAACATCCTACCAGTTCTTTCTACGCAAACACctattctatttttcatttaaagatGGAAGATGGCTTTTAAATGCCTATAATTAGCTGCGTCACTTTCTGTCGCCTCGATAACAATACGTTTTATGCAGGCATCAAAGTAACTATGCTCATCAGTATAACTGCGCCCGACGTCACTCACCCAGAAAGACTTCTGTCTTCATCGCGCGGGAAGCAATTAAAGAATGATAATTACCCTGGTTGGTACCCTCGTGTATGAACCATCGGCTAGAAAAATCCCATCCGGACTCGGCCGCCGTTTTTAATTCCGCATAATAATCGTCCTTCTCTTCGGCAGTTCGAAAACTTTGGCTTGTCAGATAGTCCTCCCTGATCATCAAGTCGCGAGGTTAAAATGCGCAAGAACGCGTCGAGATTAACCGAGCTTGAGAATCATTCGATTGTAAAATTTCTTCGagtgtttcaaaaaattacaattttttttcaagcatcaaaaaaataagaatttttcataacattgaaaaataaaaataacaaataaacgaAGAACTAATACGTCTGAATTTTGCAGAAAAGAATGTCATCTTTTTCGCTCGACAGTCGTGAACTTTTCTCAAGATTCGCTTCGTCATTGCTGCCATTGTCGGCTGGCGGAAGTCGCGTTACTTACTTATAGGATTCCGGTCGTGGGCCCGAGGATTCCTCGTAATATCTGGCGAGTGTGTAATTGGTCCCGTCTTTCTCGATATTTATAGTTCTATTGGTCATCCAGAAGTTGAACTCTTTCTCCAAGAGCCAGAGATTCTCCTTCAGCCACGCGTCGTCGCGGGTGGTCTTTAGATATTCCTCCACCATCGGTATCAGCAGCGGCGGATGCGAGCGCATCTTGTAGTAGACCCTGCCGCCGTTCGGTATGAAGCCGATCTTGTCAACGATCAACACGAAATTGTTCAGCATACCTCTGACAGTGGCGTGCATCTCCGACAGCAGCAGGCCCTTGATGATCCAGTACGAGTCCCAATAGTAGAACTCGCGGAATCTACCGCCGGGCACGATCACCGGATTCGGCACGTAGATGATCGAGTAGAGCTCCTCGTTGATTCTCACGTCGTCCTTCATCTTGCGGCCCAGCAGCTTCCAGATGTGATTGAGATCGGAGCCGAACTTCCGCAGCTCGTCGTCCTCGATCTTCTGCAGGAATTTAGGGCTCGCCGTCCAGTCGGCCGGGTCCCAGTCCTCGAATTCGTAGCCGGCCGCCTCGAATGTGTTGTTCACGAACTTCTCGACTTGGTGCTTGGTCGGCGCGTGGTTCACGCTCTTCATGAAATCCCGGAACGACGCCAGCGTCTCGTTCGGCGGCCGCTTCATCTTCATGTCGACGAAGTACTTGGAGTCCTTGTATATGCCGGCCATCTGTATCGTGTGCAGCAGCTCGCCGTGGCAGTATACCTCACTGGAAAGGCACGGTATATGGCTACTTGGCTCGGAGACGAGACGAGATCCTCTCGTCTGCGCGCGACTGGTCGCAACGATGGATTTTCTCGTTGGCCGAACCGGTCGCGGGAGGGTGatgaattaatgaaaattggaTGATATCTCTATTCTGAGAAATGAACTTTGCACcgtaaaaagaaagttttagacaaagacaaaaaaaatcttgataaatgAGATCGACAACTGAAGAGTTTTAGCGAACagaattatagaaatttttattatcgattgttttttaaaaacaactaGATGGTTCTAAAGATCTTCTTTACTACAGTGCAAGATCAATCCTGTTGAAGGGACTTATGTTAGACTTCGAAATTGTGCCGCGGCTTTGTGAAGTTTACGA
The nucleotide sequence above comes from Linepithema humile isolate Giens D197 chromosome 4, Lhum_UNIL_v1.0, whole genome shotgun sequence. Encoded proteins:
- the Treh gene encoding trehalase isoform X3; the protein is MLRQSKATSRVMLVVWQGARRCLSCNGQRTNQGHQFHQKHHRREPFSEKLNRYHLVRSRGDAASLLELRPPRRLRKSVGPHPKLITKNEVYCHGELLHTIQMAGIYKDSKYFVDMKMKRPPNETLASFRDFMKSVNHAPTKHQVEKFVNNTFEAAGYEFEDWDPADWTASPKFLQKIEDDELRKFGSDLNHIWKLLGRKMKDDVRINEELYSIIYVPNPVIVPGGRFREFYYWDSYWIIKGLLLSEMHATVRGMLNNFVLIVDKIGFIPNGGRVYYKMRSHPPLLIPMVEEYLKTTRDDAWLKENLWLLEKEFNFWMTNRTINIEKDGTNYTLARYYEESSGPRPESYKEDYLTSQSFRTAEEKDDYYAELKTAAESGWDFSSRWFIHEGTNQGNLTNLKTRSIIPVDLNAMIYRNAVLLAKYNRQMGNETKVAYYNDIAEKWKEAVRVVLWHEEVGAWLDYDILNDIKRDYFYPTNILPLWTNCYDASKRGDYVSKVLKYLEKNQIMVNQGGIPTTLEHSGEQWDYPNAWPPLQYFFIMSLNNTGDPWAQRLAYEISQRWVRSNYKAFNETHSMYEKYDATVSGGHGSGGEYEVQLGFGWSNGLVMDLMDKYGDKLTAEDYFAPDIVVENAAPPQVISTAGQMLTGLLALIISLAAGFIGMVVYKRRQYHVPGPSTMPNKRIGLSSGSNLYRKRIAYTELRDIHND
- the Treh gene encoding trehalase isoform X1 encodes the protein MAMVSTCSVLMYRLLLNAALLTFLVVLQSSAFVDKPGTTKPDPCSSEVYCHGELLHTIQMAGIYKDSKYFVDMKMKRPPNETLASFRDFMKSVNHAPTKHQVEKFVNNTFEAAGYEFEDWDPADWTASPKFLQKIEDDELRKFGSDLNHIWKLLGRKMKDDVRINEELYSIIYVPNPVIVPGGRFREFYYWDSYWIIKGLLLSEMHATVRGMLNNFVLIVDKIGFIPNGGRVYYKMRSHPPLLIPMVEEYLKTTRDDAWLKENLWLLEKEFNFWMTNRTINIEKDGTNYTLARYYEESSGPRPESYKEDYLTSQSFRTAEEKDDYYAELKTAAESGWDFSSRWFIHEGTNQGNLTNLKTRSIIPVDLNAMIYRNAVLLAKYNRQMGNETKVAYYNDIAEKWKEAVRVVLWHEEVGAWLDYDILNDIKRDYFYPTNILPLWTNCYDASKRGDYVSKVLKYLEKNQIMVNQGGIPTTLEHSGEQWDYPNAWPPLQYFFIMSLNNTGDPWAQRLAYEISQRWVRSNYKAFNETHSMYEKYDATVSGGHGSGGEYEVQLGFGWSNGLVMDLMDKYGDKLTAEDYFAPDIVVENAAPPQVISTAGQMLTGLLALIISLAAGFIGMVVYKRRQYHVPGPSTMPNKRIGLSSGSNLYRKRIAYTELRDIHND
- the Treh gene encoding trehalase isoform X2, which translates into the protein MAMVSTCSVLMYRLLLNAALLTFLVVLQSSAFVDKPGTTKPDPCSSEVYCHGELLHTIQMAGIYKDSKYFVDMKMKRPPNETLASFRDFMKSVNHAPTKHQVEKFVNNTFEAAGYEFEDWDPADWTASPKFLQKIEDDELRKFGSDLNHIWKLLGRKMKDDVRINEELYSIIYVPNPVIVPGGRFREFYYWDSYWIIKGLLLSEMHATVRGMLNNFVLIVDKIGFIPNGGRVYYKMRSHPPLLIPMVEEYLKTTRDDAWLKENLWLLEKEFNFWMTNRTINIEKDGTNYTLARYYEESSGPRPESYKEDYLTSQSFRTAEEKDDYYAELKTAAESGWDFSSRWFIHEGTNQGNLTNLKTRSIIPVDLNAMIYRNAVLLAKYNRQMGNETKVAYYNDIAEKWKEAVRVVLWHEEVGAWLDYDILNDIKRDYFYPTNILPLWTNCYDASKRGDYVSKVLKYLEKNQIMVNQGGIPTTLEHSGEQWDYPNAWPPLQYFFIMSLNNTGDPWAQRLAYEISQRWVRSNYKAFNETHSMYEKYDATVSGGHGSGGEYEVQLGFGWSNGLVMDLMDKYGDKLTAEDYFAPDIVVENAAPPQVISTAGQMLTGLLALIISLAAGFIG